From a region of the Daphnia pulicaria isolate SC F1-1A chromosome 1, SC_F0-13Bv2, whole genome shotgun sequence genome:
- the LOC124320446 gene encoding calcium-activated chloride channel regulator 3A-1-like codes for MRNIMSIRTTVMLCWVAVFCLIGTIHSVSLNGNGYEFTVAISEDALQLDAEQRVPFLDALKKTMTNTSKMLFDATDSKVFFKKVNILLPRAWTLTGAPTSTYNYLNADMRIETTMTANDPETVVQAARSYNSKMCGQPGEYIIAPPQFFLNSNGATVKKYGDPAKVMLHEFAHYRYGVHNENGIPGMFIEDGDKFPYTFKNPRGEWQLTGSNNSKIEGSYAYPEDHTRYCEYPNTPDMTGVLTDLNCRFIPDMLATTGPTTSLMFMPFLPTVTKFSDETNHDRAAPNMQNYWCRNRSTKTIISKHPDLIDLKPLDASTNTVPEFSYLLPAYQTVYIVMDTSSHTLTDDTVFNYVKSEIANKLIPQLAATSPRSFVGIATMGGTNVSSSNGRLGGYLTEIQAPIQIKVDNNENILASKVKGLTRSSGQGLLIEKALLDVGDVLTNFTYLSGSIALVIKLNDITNMNEMKVESEAVHLFNSRNARLITFEYNDDSSKNVMERSTLLTGGTHFPANLNSYQTVISSVLNKTVELVRDPEFLNRRVQLLRDPFTSNSATPFRKFYTVDFVPSSIEMHFFVPVGRPSDYQILVNGTDGKTTYSLTSPEHVQKYSSWDRKYKIHTFTIPSTSSSTTATFMVNTTGEPLSGFYEAVEILGENVPVYVGGGGQTKNRVIDVEVYTSGKNGVLNMADIYEDPSFLVFASIRKGYSFARALYSAVASVHGPNAIQQSVSLRDDGLYPDLLEKDGIYTGFYKPTVDGIFHVSVLLDGYRRSDPLAQFNNNPSSRSIPIDQNEDSSYLEGGSTTSFQRWIPYAASLDVRSAIFYEERPARIMDFRIDNYDSENQKATFSWTSPQDSYGKNTSVASYRLVYSLNPDQIINDDGQIPETAVEVDPSTIVEGSLDPLQPFVRHSVNVNLVRDGSAMYFTINSKSTLGFESYAAPMVYLTGSEPPVTTTV; via the exons ATGCGAAACATCATGTCGATTAGGACAACTGTAATGTTGTGCTGGGTTGCGGTATTCTGCCTGATCGGAACTATACATTCCGTCAGCTTGAACGGTAATGGCTATGAATTTACGGTTGCCATCTCCGAGGACGCTCTACAACTCGACGCCGAACAACGAGTTCCCTTCCTCGATGCTCTCAAA AAAACAATGACGAATACGTCAAAAATGCTCTTTGATGCGACTGATTCAaaagtcttttttaaaaaagttaacattttACTGCCGCGTGCTTGGACTCTTACTGGCGCACCAACATCGAC GTATAATTACTTGAACGCTGATATGCGAATTGAAACCACCATGACTGCCAATGACCCCGAGACAGTGGTCCAAGCAGCGCGCTCCTACAATTCCAAAATGTGTGGCCAACCGGGTGAATATATAATTGCGCCACCCCAGTTTTTCCTCAATAGCAACGGCGCAACTGTGAAAAAGTATGGTGATCCAG CTAAGGTGATGCTCCACGAATTCGCCCATTACCGATACGGTGTTCATAACGAAAATGGAATTCCAGGAATGTTTATCGAGGACGGTGATAAATTTCCCTACACATTTAAAAATCCTCGTGGCGAATGGCAACTTACTGGATCCAATAATAGCAAAATTGAGGGATCGTACGCATATCC GGAAGACCACACGCGTTACTGCGAGTATCCCAATACTCCCGACATGACAGGCGTTCTGACCGATCTCAATTGCAGATTCATTCCCGATATGTTAGCTACAACCGGACCGACGACGTCTTTGATGTTCATGCCATTTTTACCTACA GTGACTAAATTTTCCGATGAAACTAATCATGACCGAGCAGctcccaacatgcaaaactaCTGGTGCCGCAATCGTAGTACCAAAACAATAATTTCGAAACATCCAGATTtaattgaccttaaaccttTGGATGCCTCCACCAACACGGTACCGGAGTTCAGTTATCTGCTCCCAGCATATCAGACTGTTTATATCGTCATGGATACCTCAAGTCACACCTTGACCGATGAT acgGTTTTCAATTATGTCAAGTCGGAAATCGCAAATAAATTAATTCCGCAATTGGCTGCAACCAGCCCCAGGTCTTTCGTAGGCATCGCAACCATGGGTGGAACTAATGTTAGTAGTTCAAATGGTCGTCTAGGAGGATATCTGACCGAAATACAAGCTCCCattcaa aTCAAGGTCGATAACAATGAAAATATATTAGCCTCTAAGGTGAAGGGATTGACTCGATCATCAGGGCAAGGTTTGTTAATAGAGAAGGCTTTGCTGGACGTTGGAGACGTTTTGACAAACTTCACATATTTGTCCGGGTCGATCGCGCTCGTCATCAAATTGAATGACATCACGAATATGAATGAAATGAAGGTCGAATCTGAGGCTGTCCATTTATTCAATTCTCGAAACGCTCGTTTGATAACGTTCGAATACAACGACGACAGCAGTAAAAACGTAATGGAGAGAAGCACATTACTGACTGGAGGGACTCATTTTCCCGCCAACTTAAATAGTTACCAGACTGTCATTTCGAGCGTGCTCAATAAGACCGTCGAGCTGGTCCGAGATCCGGAATTTCTCAACAGAAGAGTTCAA CTGCTTCGAGATCCGTTTACGAGTAATTCTGCAACGCctttcagaaaattttacaCCGTAGACTTTGTTCCAAGCTCAATAGAGATGCACTTTTTCGTACCCGTTGGAAGACCCAGTGACTATCAAATCTTGGTAAACGGAACGGATGGAAAAACAACATATAGCTTGACatctccagagcacgtccaaaAATACTCAAGTTGGGacagaaaatacaaaattcacACCTTTACCATACCATCG ACATCAAGCTCGACAACTGCTACGTTCATGGTCAATACGACTGGAGAACCGTTGTCAGGCTTTTACGAGGCTGTTGAAATTCTGGGTGAAAACGTTCCGGTTTACGTTGGCGGCGGAGGCCAAACCAAAAATCGAGTAATCGATGTCGAAGTCTATACATCTGGAAAAAACg GTGTCCTCAACATGGCTGACATTTACGAAGACCCTTCGTTTTTGGTCTTCGCTTCAATTCGAAAGGGCTATTCATTTGCTCGAGCACTTTATTCTGCTGTTGCTTCCGTTCATGGACCAAACGCAATCCAGCAATCCGTGTCTTTGAGAGACGACGGCCTTT ACCCTGACTTACTGGAAAAAGACGGCATCTACACGGGTTTCTACAAACCGACAGTGGATGGCATATTTCACGTTTCTGTTCTCTTAGACGGTTACCGAAGATCCGATCCACTTGCCCAATTCAACAATAATCCTTCCAGTCGTTCAATACCCATCGATCAGA ACGAAGATTCGTCCTATCTCGAAGGGGGTTCTACCACCAGTTTTCAACGTTGGATTCCCTATGCTGCCAGCCTTGACGTGCGGTCGGCGATTTTTTACGAA GAACGACCGGCTCGCATCATGGATTTCCGAATCGACAATTACGATTCGGAAAACCAAAAAGCAACTTTTTCTTGGACTTCTCCTCAAGATAGTTACGGCAAAAACA CGTCGGTTGCTTCCTATCGACTGGTGTACAGCTTAAACCCAGATCAGATTATCAATGATGACGGACAAATTCCGGAAACAGCTGTAGAAGTAGATCCAAGCACCATCGTAGAGGGATCTTTAGATCCTTTGCAACCTTTTGTTCGTCATTCGGTGAACGTCAACCTGGTACGAGATGGATCTGCGATGTATTTTACCATTAATTCCAAGAGTACATTG GGTTTCGAGTCGTATGCTGCACCTATGGTTTACCTTACCGGGTCAGAGCCCCCTGTTACAACGACTgtctaa